A single Curtobacterium sp. MCSS17_015 DNA region contains:
- the recR gene encoding recombination mediator RecR: protein MYDGIVQDLIDEFGRLPGIGPKSAQRIAFHILQTESFDPTRLSELLGEVKEKVRFCEVCGNVTENVRCSICRDPRRSPSTICVVEEAKDVAAIERTREFRGLYHVLGGAISPIDGVGPDDLRIQQLMVRLADGTVDEVIIATDPNLEGEATATYLSRLLVPMGIRTTRLASGLPVGGDLEYADEVTLGRAFEGRRVVGG, encoded by the coding sequence ATGTACGACGGCATCGTGCAGGACCTCATCGACGAGTTCGGGCGGTTGCCCGGCATCGGCCCGAAGTCGGCGCAGCGGATCGCCTTCCACATCCTCCAGACCGAGTCGTTCGACCCCACGCGCCTCTCCGAGCTCCTCGGCGAGGTCAAGGAGAAGGTGCGGTTCTGCGAGGTGTGCGGCAACGTCACCGAGAACGTCCGCTGCAGCATCTGCCGTGACCCGCGCCGGTCGCCGAGCACGATCTGCGTGGTCGAGGAGGCCAAGGACGTGGCCGCGATCGAACGCACCCGGGAGTTCCGTGGCCTCTACCACGTGCTCGGCGGCGCCATCAGCCCCATCGACGGCGTCGGTCCGGACGACCTCCGGATCCAGCAGCTCATGGTGCGGCTGGCCGACGGCACCGTCGACGAGGTCATCATCGCCACCGACCCGAACCTCGAGGGTGAGGCGACCGCCACCTACCTCAGTCGACTCCTCGTGCCGATGGGCATCCGCACCACCCGGTTGGCGTCCGGTCTGCCGGTCGGCGGCGACCTGGAGTACGCCGACGAGGTCACCCTGGGTCGCGCGTTCGAGGGTCGTCGGGTCGTCGGCGGCTGA